The Deltaproteobacteria bacterium genome has a window encoding:
- a CDS encoding elongation factor Tu gives MSKKKFERTKPHVNVGTIGHIDHGKTTLTAA, from the coding sequence ATGTCGAAGAAGAAGTTTGAGAGGACGAAGCCGCATGTAAACGTGGGGACGATAGGGCATATAGATCACGGGAAGACGACGCTGACGGCGGCGAT